The nucleotide sequence ttattattatcaacaCCTATAtctacattattattattattatcaacatctatatgtacattattattattatcaacatttatatctacattattattattattattattattattattattattattattatttttgtttttttcatcCGTCTCATCTTTTATCTTTTCCAGAGAATCCAAAAGATCAACTGATGCATCAAAATTTCCATCTTTGTCCTCATGAACATTTTCATAATCATCATATATTGCTTCAACAATGTCGTCTAAAGAAATATTTGAATctttacatatttttttatataatttctcCACTTGatcaattatatattcataatcacaattttttttgtattttattttattcgTGCTTTCAATTTGATTCAAAGATTTCaattgaaaaatatgttttaataaaaaaataacatcctcagaacaacaaaaattataacaatGATAACAAAtcaaatttaataattcttgtaattctttataaaataatggATTAAATAACGGAAGAACAAATTCAATATGACCAATATGACCTGTACAATTCTCGTGCCTTTCAAAACATACTGAACATATTTGATTATGATCAATAGTACCATATTTCGGGTcataatacatttttgtAACAACTCCACTTTTATGAGttttttcatattcatatttCTCATTTTCGTATTTACCCATAGATATTCTTCTCAACTCCCCACTGTTTAATACATCAAGTTCCGCACTTTTTATCTCGGCACATATTGACTTATTTATATCGTacatcttttatatataataattatatataacattcAAACGTaggaataaataaataaacaaataaataaataaataaataaatatatatatatatatacatatatataagaatatgtaaacattttttcttcttctatATCATTTTAGAGCTTCTATAAGTATTCAATAACAAATcaacaatatataatacatatttatatatatatatatatatatatttatttatttatttatttatattttatttaatttcctgatatattaatattgcTTCTTATACATAcgtatttaaaaaagaatgagaccacattaataatatgaagatataaaattaaatacaaatatataagctcaatctttaatttttatacatatatataaaaacctattttgtacaaaaaaagaaaaaacatatatatatttagtaaaatgtaattttaataaacgaataatatttattatcaagattttataatatatacataaatatatatatatatatatatatatatatatatatgtatatattaacaacGTTgcaataaaatatatgatataaaatataaatatgaaaaaatatacaatattattttatatatatatatatataatatattcatatattgTAATATCAAAActttaattaaaaaaaaataaaaaataaataaaataattcaCAACATTTTAAACATCAGAGATTAGTAACATGGTATTAAttggtaataataataataataatatatatatatatatatatattatataattatatattatatatatttttatggttttaaaagaaaaagtaACCAAAGTTtctacatttttaaaataaaaaataaatataatttatacttatattattatatatataatattataatattaataattatatttttatatatgcatatataaaatatataaaataacatatatctataagttcatataaatatagtatattattattctatgtaaataaatatataaatataaattattataaaaactatttatttatacattattattttttaatttacatatttaaaaaataaaaaaaatagagttatagataatataagataatcatattatatatatatatatatatatatatatattttattaactACAAGTTTAGAAAGTTCAAGggtattatataaaatataaatatataaaacaatattattacatataaaattattaatattatatatgtaaatattataaacattacttttgttttgttttgttttcttttcttttaatttcttttattttattttgttttattttattttatttttcttgttatatagaaaaataaaaatatccACAATATGTTATTTCAGATAAAAgattattaatttttattgttacaggattttcttttattattttattttcccctcttatttttttaatagaaaaaaaatatatttattcaatataatattttatttatataaacttTAGAACAAAGATCAATGTCATAAAAttatactatatatataatataatatatataaattcattTCATATGTTGTTTCAAATTGAgggaaaaaagaaaaaaaaaaaaaaaaaaaaaaaatgaacaatTCTTAAATTaacttttaataaaaaaaaactggttatatatttataatataatataatataatataatatattatatattttttctttctcttttattatttttttttttttttttttcagtTTTGCAAATGGTAACAttagtaaatatatatctttaatataaataacttgttgtatattttatgaaagtggacatatatattaacaaataatattttataaatatattcttataaattaaaagactattgttttatatgaactgaaaaattatataagcattttgttatattattcttttatttattccttttaatctttttttttttttttataaaataaaaacatttatCAATTAGTTTtgtatatatgaaaatggttaagttatatttattcCTTCTCCCTTTTTATCATTACACCCCACAAAGGtgttaaaaataaaatatatatatatgtaaatattataattatacacaaataaatttgttgtatgttattatatatatatgtatatttttttttttttttttttttttcatttttcgTAACCCAATTTgttcaaataaataatagccatgaaaaattataaatatgttatgTTTGGTgttatgataaaataattttataattatattaagaaacacatatatgaaatataattaaaatattattataataatattcttatcatattattatcttttaattATCCATATAATGTTGTGTATATTCTTTACAAGAATTCCGTGTGATGCTATAATTTAAACTTGTCATCACGCGGcacaatattataatattatatatatatatatatatatatatatatatgtatgtatgtatatttttttttttttatgttagtctgagtttttatttttatttttcacCTCAATggataaaataaaaatacttTTTAGCGACGATTTAAAATCAAGCACAATTTATTATCAACTTAACAcgtttttaaaaaatgaacaagTAAACGATAAGAATGATACAAAATATAGTGAAATGCTTTATTTggaagaaatatatatagcaCATGAGCCTTTGGTAGATATGGAAGGTATAtgttacatatatacaaattatatttataaatctCACTTCGctttaacaaaaaaaaaaacgcGCATAGGAGAAAgtgatgatataaaaaatagtgatgatataaaaaatagtgattatataaaaaatagtgattatataaaaaatagtgatgatataaaaaaaagtgatagcataaaaaaaagtgatagcataaaaaaaagtgatagcataaaaaaaagtgatagcataaaaaaaagtgatgatataaaaaaatatgaaatgACCCAAGGAACAAGCAACTTGTGGGATTTTTCTTCCTCGTATTCATCAGATTCATCGATTAGTAATCGTTGTATGTCTCCTTTTGATAATGATTTTACATTATCTTACGAAAGAGAAAggaaaaaagaagaatgTATAGATGATACCTATTCTCTatctttaatattaataattattgatgaaaaatatttaaaagatcaacatgaagaatataaacatatgttttataaaatcgaaaaattacaaaaagAATATAGAAATGTTCgtattatttgtatattaatAGGTATACgagaaatattaaatagaGTTGATTATACAGAAAATTATCTATATCATGATAAATCTTTTTGTTCTCCATCTATTTTTTCACAgttaaaaagaaataaaaatgaaatatataatgaaaaaaatattatgataattaataataaagatttagataatataatagCTACTTTGATGgtacattattatattgataCAGCCGAattagataatataaatcaactaactaaatatatatttaaatgttgtaaata is from Plasmodium reichenowi strain SY57 chromosome 5, whole genome shotgun sequence and encodes:
- a CDS encoding hypothetical protein (conserved Plasmodium protein, unknown function); translation: MDKIKILFSDDLKSSTIYYQLNTFLKNEQVNDKNDTKYSEMLYLEEIYIAHEPLVDMEGICYIYTNYIYKSHFALTKKKTRIGESDDIKNSDDIKNSDYIKNSDYIKNSDDIKKSDSIKKSDSIKKSDSIKKSDSIKKSDDIKKYEMTQGTSNLWDFSSSYSSDSSISNRCMSPFDNDFTLSYERERKKEECIDDTYSLSLILIIIDEKYLKDQHEEYKHMFYKIEKLQKEYRNVRIICILIGIREILNRVDYTENYLYHDKSFCSPSIFSQLKRNKNEIYNEKNIMIINNKDLDNIIATLMVHYYIDTAELDNINQLTKYIFKCCKYLHQSKYRKPYSYFKVKPQTINHLKNIDINHKKNNNSTWTSQLMQINGISEDVSKKITQVFNSPFHLMTYLKKNNDEECLKDLIISSSYGERKLGKALSRKIYRVFSPNANPHHFVS